One window of Chloroflexus aggregans DSM 9485 genomic DNA carries:
- a CDS encoding FKBP-type peptidyl-prolyl cis-trans isomerase encodes MTTSSGLQYVEVQPGYGEQPQPGAIVSVHYRGTLADGSVFDSSYERGEPISFPLGVGMVIPGWDEGIGMMRVGGKARLIIPPHLAYGELGYPPVIPPNATLTFDVELVEILPGPPEAPQDLPADRYTTNPSGLKFADLTVGDGTVAKAGHTVTVHYTGWLTDGSMFDSSLLRGEPFIFPLGAGRVIRGWDEGVAGMRVGGRRQLIIPAALAYGNRGAGDVIPPGATLIFEVELLEVV; translated from the coding sequence ATGACCACATCCAGCGGCCTTCAGTATGTTGAAGTCCAGCCCGGCTACGGCGAGCAGCCGCAACCCGGTGCCATCGTTTCAGTCCACTACCGCGGTACACTCGCCGATGGTTCGGTATTCGATAGTTCGTATGAGCGCGGTGAGCCGATCAGCTTTCCTCTCGGTGTCGGTATGGTGATTCCGGGTTGGGATGAGGGGATCGGGATGATGCGAGTGGGCGGTAAGGCGCGGCTGATCATTCCACCCCATCTGGCTTACGGCGAACTCGGCTATCCGCCGGTGATCCCGCCGAACGCTACCCTGACGTTCGATGTCGAGTTGGTTGAGATTTTGCCCGGACCACCGGAAGCACCACAAGACTTGCCGGCCGACCGCTATACCACTAATCCCAGCGGTCTCAAGTTTGCCGATCTGACCGTAGGAGATGGCACCGTGGCCAAAGCCGGCCATACCGTCACCGTTCACTACACCGGTTGGTTGACCGACGGCAGTATGTTCGACAGTTCCCTCCTCCGTGGTGAACCGTTTATCTTCCCGCTTGGCGCCGGACGGGTCATACGAGGCTGGGATGAGGGTGTCGCCGGAATGCGGGTTGGCGGACGGCGTCAGTTGATCATTCCGGCAGCGCTGGCCTACGGTAATCGCGGCGCCGGTGATGTCATACCACCGGGAGCGACCCTGATCTTTGAAGTGGAGTTGCTGGAGGTTGTTTGA
- a CDS encoding glutaminyl-peptide cyclotransferase has translation MLTILLGLIACNSLTQSRPTVTPTNVVVSLPLAIAPAPTATPTSITVSLPLVSAAETTPTLTTPQSIPSLPYRIVAVYPHDTRAWTQGLIVAGSGRLYEGTGDYANSSLREVDLVTGEVLRSVSLGDPTLYGEGIAQVGDRMFQLTWQNGRGFIYDAATFERTGTFTYPTPPATMPREGWGLTYDGTHLIMSDGTATLYFIDPEQTVATGQLTIVRTVTVTIGDRPRDRLNELEYIDGLIFANVWYSDQIVLINPTDGRVVGVLDMSGLLSPQERATADVLNGIAYDPASRQIFVTGKYWPRLFAITLDQQFYLPLISKSDGQ, from the coding sequence ATGCTGACCATACTCCTGGGGTTAATTGCGTGCAATAGCCTGACCCAGAGTCGTCCAACCGTCACCCCGACGAACGTTGTTGTGTCACTGCCCCTCGCCATAGCGCCGGCTCCAACCGCAACTCCAACTTCGATTACGGTATCCTTACCACTTGTCAGTGCTGCCGAGACGACACCGACACTAACTACACCCCAATCAATACCATCGCTCCCGTATCGGATTGTAGCCGTCTACCCACACGATACGCGGGCATGGACGCAAGGACTGATCGTTGCCGGGTCGGGACGGCTCTACGAAGGAACCGGCGATTACGCCAATTCATCACTACGGGAAGTTGATCTTGTCACCGGTGAGGTGCTCCGCAGCGTCTCGCTTGGCGATCCAACCCTCTACGGCGAAGGCATTGCCCAAGTTGGTGACCGAATGTTTCAGCTTACATGGCAAAACGGGCGCGGTTTTATCTACGATGCCGCAACGTTTGAACGAACTGGAACATTCACGTATCCAACCCCACCGGCAACGATGCCTCGGGAAGGATGGGGACTCACCTACGATGGTACCCACTTGATCATGAGCGATGGCACCGCTACCCTCTATTTCATCGATCCCGAACAGACGGTTGCCACCGGTCAATTGACCATCGTTCGTACAGTCACGGTCACGATTGGAGACCGGCCACGTGACCGATTGAACGAACTAGAGTATATTGATGGTCTGATCTTTGCAAATGTCTGGTACAGTGACCAGATTGTCCTGATCAATCCGACCGATGGCCGCGTTGTGGGCGTCCTCGATATGAGTGGACTATTGTCACCCCAAGAACGGGCGACCGCCGATGTCCTAAACGGGATCGCGTATGATCCGGCCAGCAGACAGATCTTTGTCACCGGAAAATACTGGCCGCGTCTCTTTGCGATCACGCTTGATCAACAATTTTACCTGCCGCTGATCTCCAAAAGTGACGGTCAGTAG
- a CDS encoding CBS domain-containing protein: MMNKSKPVVPAEQEIRYWMRTPAITVNLAAPLSEALALMREHDIRRLPVVVDTGELRGIITQGDIRGADVMRIAGLDPVDIAQALRNVKVYEVMTENPIAVTPETGLREAALLMIENKIGGLPVIDEHKRVIGIITESDLFEALVQQLESHPHF; this comes from the coding sequence ATGATGAACAAATCTAAACCGGTTGTGCCGGCCGAGCAGGAGATTCGCTATTGGATGCGCACCCCAGCCATTACCGTGAATCTAGCGGCACCACTCAGCGAAGCCTTAGCCCTGATGCGCGAGCATGACATTCGACGTTTGCCGGTGGTTGTTGATACCGGTGAATTGCGGGGCATCATTACCCAAGGTGATATTCGTGGTGCTGATGTGATGCGGATTGCCGGCTTGGATCCGGTCGATATTGCGCAGGCATTGCGTAATGTTAAGGTGTATGAAGTGATGACCGAAAATCCGATTGCAGTGACACCTGAGACCGGTTTGCGCGAAGCGGCACTGCTGATGATCGAGAACAAGATCGGTGGCTTACCGGTCATTGATGAGCACAAACGGGTGATTGGAATTATCACCGAGAGTGATCTGTTCGAGGCGTTGGTACAGCAGCTTGAGTCACACCCCCATTTCTAG